A single Bacillus sp. OxB-1 DNA region contains:
- a CDS encoding TIGR02677 family protein: MVLVQSFKKVKEASYLSAEKAWSYRAILRYFYVQHERMRDFLFPEEVLAHLQGLPEFHLYTEEQVQQDLAQLVQWNNLVARQEMGRAQTIEEFKKKRFRYQCTAYTVEFERMLSDLEKGGNAFGGSLEKKEFERLYERLQLMVGMVGKGVFTNADECAQLWTDVFTYFRSITKNTSDYIAYISSEEVEERMQTDAFLLFKDRFTSYLRDFIIGLQQTALKIQTVLEELTVEKLLPFFEQVIAHQEQVPRFEDIALDSQAMLVEHQQKWISLQTWFLGSVHGESELESLRKRTNEQIRRITRVVQRLGERNNYFRSRKKDYMHLAEWFDSLESMEDAHRLSSAAFGIFHTKHLHTDHVPTEDIYADVWDEMPGIHEIKPRIRQYREKTRPGAVVSRKGEQAELVEAYLAERRAEQEVLSTYIRDGEIRLETIPHIEPHMRKLLLNWVAKSMTRKDRIIKTEQGYTVRVLLDESKRIELKSEDGVLIMPAAVFQFVEGGE; this comes from the coding sequence ATGGTATTGGTGCAATCATTCAAGAAAGTGAAGGAAGCGAGTTATTTATCGGCTGAGAAGGCGTGGAGCTATCGGGCGATTTTACGGTATTTTTATGTGCAGCATGAGCGGATGAGGGATTTTCTGTTTCCGGAAGAAGTGCTGGCACATTTGCAGGGGCTACCGGAATTCCACCTGTACACGGAAGAGCAAGTGCAGCAGGATTTGGCTCAACTCGTGCAGTGGAATAACTTGGTGGCGCGTCAGGAGATGGGGCGGGCGCAGACGATTGAGGAGTTTAAGAAGAAGCGGTTCCGCTACCAATGCACTGCGTATACGGTGGAGTTTGAGCGGATGTTGTCGGATTTGGAGAAGGGTGGAAATGCGTTCGGCGGGTCGCTGGAGAAGAAGGAGTTCGAGCGGTTGTATGAGCGCTTGCAATTGATGGTCGGGATGGTCGGGAAAGGTGTGTTTACGAATGCGGACGAGTGTGCGCAGCTTTGGACCGATGTATTCACCTATTTCCGTTCGATCACGAAAAACACGTCCGATTATATTGCGTACATCAGCAGCGAGGAAGTGGAGGAGCGGATGCAGACGGACGCATTCCTTCTTTTTAAAGATCGGTTCACATCGTATTTGCGGGATTTCATCATCGGGCTGCAACAGACGGCGTTGAAGATCCAGACCGTGCTGGAGGAGCTGACGGTTGAGAAGTTGTTGCCGTTTTTCGAGCAGGTCATCGCGCATCAGGAGCAAGTGCCGCGTTTTGAGGACATTGCGCTGGATTCGCAAGCGATGCTTGTGGAGCACCAACAGAAGTGGATCAGCTTGCAAACATGGTTCCTTGGCAGTGTGCATGGAGAGAGTGAACTGGAGAGCTTGCGGAAGCGGACGAATGAACAGATCCGCCGTATCACGCGTGTTGTCCAGCGGCTCGGGGAACGGAATAATTATTTCCGCAGCCGTAAGAAAGACTATATGCATCTAGCGGAATGGTTTGATTCACTCGAATCCATGGAGGATGCACATAGATTGTCAAGTGCCGCGTTCGGTATATTCCATACGAAGCATCTCCATACCGACCATGTACCGACTGAGGATATCTACGCCGACGTGTGGGATGAAATGCCGGGCATACATGAAATCAAACCTCGCATCCGTCAATATAGGGAGAAGACCCGTCCGGGGGCAGTCGTCAGCCGAAAAGGAGAGCAGGCAGAATTGGTCGAAGCCTATTTAGCGGAACGCCGAGCGGAGCAGGAAGTCCTTTCCACCTACATAAGAGACGGTGAAATCCGGCTGGAGACGATTCCCCATATCGAACCCCATATGCGAAAACTGCTGCTCAACTGGGTGGCCAAGTCGATGACGCGAAAAGACCGGATCATAAAGACGGAACAAGGCTACACAGTGAGAGTGCTGTTGGACGAGTCGAAGCGGATTGAGTTGAAGTCGGAGGACGGGGTGTTGATAATGCCTGCCGCAGTATTCCAGTTTGTGGAAGGAGGTGAATGA
- a CDS encoding TIGR02678 family protein yields the protein MNENRFDEKAQSALRLLFERFWILRAEDPASYQLIREREKVLKRYIDDKFGYDLIIHQHFIKLEKIPVEPKSWMGIQAFTMPLDYAIFCCALAFSENRAVDEQFLLSDLCGDIKELYPGGLPLDWTNYNHRKSLVRVVRQLEMLSLIRAVEGEVEQFALDVEQEVLYEVTVYARYFMRAYPKDIFEFTSIEEMLASEEERHTDDLRRKRVYRKLFLSPAVFRVGEEDSDFAYIRNFRNRLRDDIETHSHFRLELFKNMGLLIMDEKKQEMTLFPDQKAISDLALQFSALLRNQMDTYPADAFGRIQISAFAMEHLVEQLQAEYGTGWSSHYRKNSVKATTEELIDLLLSWEMIEVEPETNDYLITPLAGRLAGVYPSDFKLKGEEVDA from the coding sequence ATGAATGAGAATCGATTTGACGAGAAAGCGCAGTCGGCTTTGCGCTTGTTGTTTGAACGATTTTGGATCTTGCGGGCGGAGGACCCGGCCTCCTATCAGCTGATACGTGAACGGGAGAAGGTGCTGAAGCGCTATATCGATGACAAATTCGGGTATGACTTGATCATCCATCAACATTTCATCAAGCTGGAAAAGATTCCAGTTGAGCCGAAGAGTTGGATGGGTATTCAAGCATTCACAATGCCTCTCGATTATGCGATTTTTTGCTGTGCCCTTGCTTTTTCGGAAAATCGGGCAGTCGATGAACAGTTTCTTCTATCGGATTTATGCGGGGATATTAAAGAGCTGTATCCAGGGGGATTACCGCTTGATTGGACAAATTATAATCATCGGAAATCGCTTGTGCGGGTCGTTCGCCAACTGGAGATGTTGTCGCTGATCCGTGCAGTTGAAGGGGAAGTGGAACAGTTTGCACTCGACGTGGAGCAGGAAGTGTTGTATGAAGTGACGGTGTATGCACGTTATTTCATGCGTGCGTATCCGAAAGACATATTTGAGTTTACATCCATCGAAGAGATGCTTGCAAGCGAGGAAGAACGGCATACAGATGACTTGAGGCGGAAACGGGTGTATCGTAAATTGTTTTTATCCCCCGCAGTCTTTCGAGTAGGGGAGGAGGATTCCGATTTCGCGTATATCCGTAATTTCCGGAACCGCCTTCGTGATGATATTGAAACGCACTCCCATTTCCGTTTGGAGCTATTTAAAAATATGGGGCTTCTCATCATGGATGAGAAGAAACAGGAAATGACATTATTTCCGGACCAAAAAGCGATTTCCGACCTTGCGCTGCAGTTTTCGGCATTGCTCCGTAACCAGATGGATACGTATCCGGCGGACGCCTTTGGACGGATTCAAATATCGGCTTTTGCAATGGAGCATCTGGTTGAACAGCTGCAAGCGGAATACGGGACGGGCTGGAGCAGTCATTACCGGAAGAATTCCGTCAAGGCGACAACGGAGGAGCTGATCGACTTGTTGTTATCCTGGGAAATGATCGAAGTGGAACCTGAGACAAATGACTATCTGATCACCCCGCTTGCGGGTCGTCTTGCGGGCGTTTATCCGAGTGATTTTAAGCTGAAAGGGGAGGAAGTGGATGCGTGA
- a CDS encoding TIGR02680 family protein — MREPNKWKMNRVGLFNFWYYHTMEVFDFADGKLLLRGSNGSGKSVTMQSLLPVLLDGRRSPERLDPFGSRARKMEDYLLGEKEVGGRDERTGYLFIEYKRTDTEQYITTGIGLQARRQKQMNFWGFAITDNRRVGKDFDLFEMETQAGKKQQIPLSRVQLENRIGDGGEVVRSQSDYMHLVNKLLFGFETDEAFADLIQLLLQLRSPKLSKDFKPTVIYEILEKALPPLTDEDLRHLSDTIEHMDGVKQQIEQLERERGALNKLIRHYDEYNTYKLAEKAEAYKKTKHRLTKAEKEIASKQREAEALAVEVQALESRNVQLHQSKKVAEEKRTRLQGHGVWQIEREKADKLEQLSKYSKDRQAKLDKLENRKRQERAEKEQLVKTEESLDETAKTMEQQLEDLQDHAENAVFGGHPVNEQDFQRLRKSGYDFAVWHEEAERHDLFLNEIIEKLRELEQLRNDLAEHEKKQADKQLEIDKLRMEAADWQNVFETDKQNQLDAIHVWAKRHSFFEVDETLLGQTARLLDDLYEPFEYGMIREPFWKLNENYRTRLYEKKVRVQNSADLLKQRIDEKEADLMNWEQRQDPEPVFRDEATIEARSLLAKEGRRHSPFFEAVEFRADVPEPTRNRLEAALLESGILDALIVEEEGLDIHHDRIIVPAPNLMAHTLADYLVPDCDDSVLPQSVVDDVLRSIVVGEDLKGEGSGFSIAEDGTYVIGLLQGHAAPVDAVRFIGRTARERFRQQEIARLAGEIEMLQTEEQELEQMIQALDDDFQKAESAMEDFPTDQDLSMSFQQIRQKRFEMNELQKVLLQMDEEIRKRKQAFLELKRSVDMETRGLDLEQTHPAYTEAQLEMRLYKRVLQKLELAHKDEGNLASRSQQLKERLEEIIYEVDELQGEINTIAGNIEQLTSSLAEIETQLKSQGVEDVRREIEAVRVLLEDVEKELDQNKEQLPVKQVRMETLHKQIVIHKQEAGFLSQLVAGWKAAFFKERAYGFVEGHGVDDSSPEQQLDEVAEQYRTFLEQKDLSKIEENLTKAYNEQFANLLEYRMQDSSDRLDSSDWEAADWTESQQIEFANWQRMSTRRLIQLDFQGKRVSPYFIRNSVDADYERQSHALEEEDRRLYEEILFDSVGNMLRSRITRAQNWAEKMDKLMRGNDSSSGLSFSIQWKPRSAENETELDTNELVDLLRRDPRLMKEADLNRIIEHFRSKIDRAKEEVDLQGEGKTLLQVLKSVLDYRYWFSFVLFYKRERETRKELTNHAFDKFSGGEKAMAMYIPLFTACFSRYQEAAPTAPHIITLDEAFAGVDENNISMMFGIVEELGFDFIMNSQVLWGDYETISALSICELIRPKNADFVSVMRYHWNGLKRVEVTSKPSEPAMIPADD, encoded by the coding sequence ATGCGTGAACCAAATAAATGGAAGATGAACCGGGTCGGCCTATTCAACTTTTGGTATTACCATACGATGGAAGTATTCGATTTCGCGGATGGCAAGCTGTTATTGCGCGGTTCGAATGGATCGGGGAAATCGGTTACGATGCAAAGTCTGCTTCCTGTGTTGCTGGATGGCCGAAGATCGCCGGAACGGTTGGATCCATTCGGCTCAAGAGCGCGTAAGATGGAAGACTATTTGCTTGGTGAAAAAGAGGTGGGCGGCAGGGATGAACGCACCGGCTATCTGTTCATCGAGTACAAACGGACTGACACGGAACAATACATAACGACGGGGATCGGGTTGCAGGCGCGCCGGCAGAAGCAGATGAATTTTTGGGGGTTCGCCATTACGGACAACCGGCGGGTCGGCAAGGATTTCGATCTGTTTGAAATGGAGACGCAAGCCGGGAAGAAACAGCAGATACCTTTATCACGGGTCCAGCTTGAAAACCGGATCGGGGACGGCGGCGAGGTCGTCCGTTCGCAAAGCGACTATATGCATCTGGTCAATAAACTGCTATTCGGTTTTGAAACGGATGAAGCATTTGCGGATCTGATTCAGCTGTTGCTGCAGCTGCGGAGCCCAAAGCTTTCAAAAGATTTCAAGCCGACAGTCATTTATGAAATTTTGGAGAAGGCCTTGCCGCCGTTGACAGATGAAGATCTCCGCCATTTATCCGACACGATTGAACATATGGACGGCGTCAAGCAGCAGATCGAACAGCTGGAGCGGGAACGAGGGGCACTGAATAAGCTGATCAGACATTACGATGAATACAATACGTATAAACTCGCTGAAAAGGCGGAGGCCTACAAGAAGACGAAGCACCGTCTGACTAAGGCGGAAAAGGAGATTGCCAGTAAACAGCGCGAAGCCGAGGCATTGGCGGTTGAAGTGCAAGCGTTGGAATCACGGAATGTTCAGCTTCATCAATCGAAGAAAGTGGCGGAAGAGAAGCGCACGCGGCTCCAAGGCCACGGCGTATGGCAAATCGAGCGGGAAAAGGCGGACAAGCTTGAACAGCTTTCCAAGTACTCAAAGGACCGGCAGGCAAAATTGGACAAGCTGGAGAATAGGAAGCGCCAGGAACGAGCGGAAAAGGAACAGCTTGTGAAAACCGAAGAATCGTTGGATGAGACGGCGAAAACGATGGAACAGCAACTGGAGGATTTACAGGATCATGCTGAAAACGCGGTTTTTGGAGGGCATCCTGTCAATGAGCAAGACTTTCAACGCCTGCGGAAATCGGGCTATGATTTCGCGGTATGGCATGAGGAAGCGGAGCGGCATGACCTTTTTCTGAATGAAATCATTGAAAAACTGCGCGAACTTGAACAATTACGCAACGACCTGGCGGAACACGAAAAAAAGCAGGCAGATAAACAGTTGGAAATCGACAAATTGCGGATGGAAGCGGCAGACTGGCAAAACGTATTTGAAACAGACAAGCAGAATCAGTTGGATGCCATCCATGTTTGGGCAAAGCGGCATTCGTTCTTCGAAGTTGATGAAACGTTGCTTGGTCAAACGGCACGATTGCTTGATGATCTGTATGAGCCGTTTGAATACGGGATGATCCGCGAACCGTTTTGGAAATTGAACGAAAACTACCGGACTCGGCTTTATGAGAAAAAAGTAAGGGTGCAAAATAGCGCGGACCTGTTGAAGCAACGGATTGACGAAAAGGAAGCGGACTTAATGAACTGGGAGCAGCGTCAAGATCCGGAGCCCGTATTCCGCGATGAGGCGACAATAGAAGCGAGGTCCCTTTTAGCGAAGGAGGGGCGGCGTCATTCACCGTTTTTTGAAGCGGTCGAGTTCAGGGCGGACGTGCCGGAGCCGACCCGTAACCGCTTGGAAGCCGCACTGCTGGAATCCGGAATCCTGGATGCTTTGATTGTGGAAGAGGAAGGTCTGGACATCCATCACGATCGAATCATCGTGCCGGCCCCGAATTTGATGGCGCATACGCTCGCTGATTACCTGGTTCCCGACTGTGATGACTCGGTGCTGCCACAGTCGGTTGTCGATGATGTGCTGCGCAGCATCGTAGTAGGTGAGGATTTGAAGGGCGAAGGGTCGGGCTTTTCGATTGCGGAAGACGGTACGTATGTCATCGGACTTCTGCAGGGGCATGCGGCTCCTGTCGATGCTGTTCGTTTCATCGGTAGAACTGCACGTGAACGGTTCCGTCAACAGGAGATTGCACGATTGGCAGGAGAGATCGAGATGTTGCAGACGGAAGAACAGGAACTGGAACAGATGATCCAGGCACTGGATGACGATTTTCAGAAAGCGGAATCCGCTATGGAAGATTTTCCGACAGACCAGGATTTGTCTATGAGTTTCCAACAGATCCGGCAAAAGCGGTTCGAGATGAATGAATTGCAAAAAGTGCTGTTGCAAATGGATGAGGAGATCCGTAAGCGAAAACAGGCATTTCTGGAGTTGAAACGATCGGTCGATATGGAAACAAGGGGATTGGACCTTGAACAGACCCATCCCGCTTACACAGAAGCACAACTGGAAATGCGATTGTATAAACGAGTGCTTCAAAAGCTTGAATTGGCGCATAAGGACGAAGGGAATCTGGCATCCCGGTCGCAGCAGCTCAAGGAGCGGCTCGAAGAGATCATCTACGAGGTGGATGAACTTCAAGGGGAAATCAATACAATAGCAGGCAATATCGAGCAACTGACAAGTTCGCTGGCTGAAATTGAAACCCAGCTTAAGTCGCAAGGTGTGGAAGACGTCCGTCGTGAGATTGAAGCAGTCCGCGTTTTGTTGGAAGATGTGGAAAAGGAATTGGATCAAAACAAGGAACAGCTGCCTGTGAAACAAGTCCGCATGGAGACGCTGCATAAGCAGATTGTTATCCATAAACAGGAGGCCGGCTTTTTGTCACAGCTGGTTGCTGGCTGGAAAGCGGCATTTTTCAAGGAACGGGCGTATGGTTTTGTGGAAGGGCATGGGGTGGACGATTCATCACCGGAACAGCAGTTGGATGAGGTTGCGGAACAATATAGAACATTCCTGGAGCAAAAAGACCTTAGCAAGATTGAAGAGAATTTGACGAAGGCTTACAATGAGCAGTTTGCAAATTTACTGGAATATCGTATGCAGGATAGTAGCGACAGGCTGGATAGCTCGGATTGGGAAGCGGCGGACTGGACGGAATCGCAACAGATCGAATTCGCCAACTGGCAGCGGATGTCGACGCGCAGGCTTATTCAGTTGGATTTCCAGGGGAAGCGGGTCAGTCCTTATTTTATCCGTAATTCCGTGGATGCGGACTATGAACGTCAGTCCCATGCACTGGAGGAAGAAGATCGACGCTTATATGAAGAAATCTTGTTCGATTCGGTCGGCAATATGCTGCGTAGTCGGATTACGCGCGCACAAAATTGGGCGGAGAAGATGGATAAGCTCATGCGCGGTAATGATTCCAGCTCAGGTCTGTCGTTTTCAATCCAATGGAAACCGCGTTCTGCTGAGAACGAAACGGAACTTGATACAAACGAACTGGTCGATTTATTGCGGCGGGACCCTCGGTTGATGAAGGAAGCGGATCTCAATCGGATTATTGAACATTTCCGATCGAAAATTGACCGTGCAAAAGAAGAGGTCGACCTGCAAGGGGAAGGGAAGACCTTGCTGCAGGTCTTGAAGTCCGTCCTTGATTACCGTTATTGGTTCTCGTTCGTCTTGTTTTATAAGCGGGAGAGGGAGACCCGGAAAGAGTTGACAAACCATGCGTTTGATAAATTCAGCGGCGGGGAAAAGGCGATGGCGATGTACATCCCGTTATTTACCGCATGCTTCTCCCGTTATCAGGAAGCAGCGCCGACCGCACCGCATATTATCACACTCGACGAGGCGTTCGCAGGTGTCGATGAAAATAATATCAGCATGATGTTCGGGATTGTGGAGGAACTTGGCTTTGATTTCATCATGAATTCACAAGTGTTATGGGGCGATTATGAAACGATTTCGGCTTTATCAATCTGTGAATTGATACGACCGAAAAACGCGGATTTCGTGTCTGTGATGAGGTATCATTGGAACGGATTGAAACGGGTTGAAGTGACGTCAAAACCGTCAGAACCTGCAATGATCCCGGCTGATGACTAA
- a CDS encoding TIGR02679 family protein: MQDALEFFRSEPAYGKLFQAFRNKYESLGRLGGNISTDSFSEEELEQIARFFGISTTRLRRKGAVALLDFESQLRMTRFGIMDLKALLDAYFGEEIFSKREQEMARRNRIQDLLQTLQSELPALSFWFGCLLAQSAEARWIIQTAERDEALFRTMSKQLHKAILELPNSPVRLPFFSQLVTGDPHAMDLNTEFGKLFLHALAVLQRMNEDGTEGADGKLTTPTATEEVNELLNTYNIYRDDLLNFVTIANFTARMKTGETYPVWQSAGEVGAVLNSPLREIIALSDIRPATGQHVWIVENSGVCSALLDWQPRMPIISTNGQFKLAALLMMDQLVEAGFQLHYSGDFDPEGLSMAQRLLERFPGYVDLWCMDVNTYRLSKPLKKLEPERLSKLNGINHPSLIELSEAIKTEGKAGYQEAIVEGMLSYIGDVLEKGLSKKPLK; this comes from the coding sequence ATGCAGGACGCATTGGAGTTTTTTAGAAGTGAGCCGGCCTATGGAAAGTTATTTCAAGCATTCCGTAATAAGTATGAATCCCTCGGCAGGTTGGGCGGCAATATATCCACAGATTCGTTTTCGGAGGAAGAACTAGAACAGATTGCTCGTTTTTTTGGTATATCGACAACCCGATTACGACGGAAAGGGGCGGTTGCGCTACTGGATTTTGAAAGTCAGTTACGCATGACCCGATTCGGCATAATGGACTTGAAAGCGTTGTTGGATGCGTATTTTGGAGAAGAAATATTCTCGAAGCGTGAGCAGGAAATGGCTAGGCGGAATCGAATCCAAGATTTGTTGCAAACATTGCAAAGTGAATTACCGGCATTATCGTTCTGGTTCGGTTGCCTCCTTGCACAGTCAGCTGAGGCTAGATGGATCATACAAACTGCCGAGCGTGACGAAGCGTTGTTCCGTACCATGTCGAAACAGCTGCATAAGGCGATACTCGAATTGCCGAATAGTCCGGTGAGATTGCCCTTTTTTAGTCAACTTGTTACTGGAGATCCACATGCGATGGACCTGAACACAGAGTTTGGAAAACTTTTTCTGCATGCCTTGGCTGTTCTGCAAAGGATGAATGAGGATGGGACGGAAGGCGCGGACGGGAAGCTTACGACTCCGACTGCTACAGAAGAAGTGAATGAACTTCTTAACACATATAATATTTACCGCGATGATCTGTTGAACTTTGTCACGATTGCCAATTTTACGGCCCGAATGAAAACAGGGGAGACTTATCCGGTGTGGCAGTCTGCCGGTGAAGTTGGGGCTGTATTGAATTCACCGCTCAGGGAGATCATTGCATTATCGGATATTCGCCCCGCAACAGGCCAGCATGTCTGGATAGTTGAAAACTCGGGTGTTTGCTCTGCGTTGCTTGATTGGCAACCCCGTATGCCGATTATTTCAACGAACGGGCAATTTAAATTGGCCGCCTTGCTTATGATGGATCAGCTTGTTGAAGCGGGTTTTCAGCTCCATTACTCGGGGGATTTCGATCCGGAAGGACTTTCTATGGCACAGCGGTTGCTGGAACGTTTTCCGGGTTATGTGGACCTTTGGTGCATGGATGTCAACACATACAGGTTGAGCAAGCCATTGAAAAAATTGGAACCGGAACGGTTGTCAAAACTAAATGGCATCAACCACCCCTCGCTTATTGAACTTTCCGAAGCAATCAAGACGGAAGGAAAGGCAGGTTATCAGGAAGCGATTGTGGAAGGGATGCTGAGCTATATAGGGGATGTATTGGAAAAGGGGCTGTCTAAAAAGCCCCTAAAATGA
- a CDS encoding IS1182 family transposase, giving the protein MSNPKTTTENYTTQLTLPIEVAEETSVSKRRLSPTFKPYNNQQGFAILDLQDLIPEQHIARVIDEMIETIPDAQLFAHYSGGGRSPFHPKMMLKLILYGYSQKVYSCRGIEKLARESVPAMWLTAMQSPDFRTVNDFRGNRMKTMMDELFETMILQLIEDEYITMENYFLDGTKIEANANKYSFVWKKSTLRYEEKLKIKIQETLRHIHELAQAEGLELGEWPGEEPTTEQLEDLANQLDERAEQLTGEIEATKETPIRKELRARRSACRKPAKQLRTDFVPRLYKYKLYRETFGEDRNSFSKTDPDATFMRMKEDHMKNGQLKPGYNVQMATENQFVLFYTIHQRPTDTRCFIPHLEKLAASSLPMPKTVTADAGYGSEENYLYAVGEEKEPRFDFLIPYGTYVKEQTRKYKNDNKNVKNWEYEEQDDRFICPNGRKVTFKKYQNKKNASGFQQSFKIYECEDCSDCPLKPQCTKAKGNRQVHWNPIYEEMKAKAKTALECEDKAGIYARRKIEVESVFGHIKGNRSFRRFHLRGLDKVHVEFGIVAIVHNLLKVLAIRQQLSEKERKQQKAGGEKWLIFLRLLHFRGFLDSPFSNTSPI; this is encoded by the coding sequence ATGAGCAATCCGAAGACTACTACCGAAAATTATACCACACAACTCACACTTCCCATAGAGGTAGCTGAAGAAACTTCCGTTTCAAAACGGCGATTGTCTCCCACATTCAAGCCTTACAATAACCAACAAGGATTTGCCATCCTCGACCTACAAGATCTCATCCCGGAACAGCACATTGCCCGTGTCATTGATGAAATGATCGAAACAATCCCCGATGCACAGCTGTTTGCGCATTATTCCGGTGGTGGACGCAGTCCATTCCACCCCAAAATGATGCTGAAATTAATTTTGTACGGCTATTCGCAGAAAGTGTATTCGTGCAGGGGAATTGAAAAGCTGGCCCGGGAAAGTGTCCCGGCCATGTGGCTGACCGCCATGCAGTCACCTGATTTCCGGACAGTCAATGATTTTCGGGGCAACCGCATGAAAACGATGATGGACGAATTATTCGAGACGATGATCCTTCAATTGATTGAGGACGAGTATATCACGATGGAAAATTACTTCCTGGATGGAACGAAGATTGAAGCCAATGCCAATAAGTATTCGTTTGTATGGAAAAAATCCACCCTGCGTTATGAAGAGAAATTGAAAATAAAGATACAGGAGACGCTGCGGCACATTCATGAGCTGGCACAAGCCGAGGGCTTGGAACTGGGCGAGTGGCCAGGCGAAGAACCGACAACGGAACAGCTGGAGGATTTGGCCAATCAGCTGGACGAGAGGGCCGAACAATTAACTGGGGAAATCGAAGCGACCAAGGAAACCCCCATCCGCAAAGAGCTACGCGCTCGACGAAGCGCATGTAGAAAGCCCGCGAAACAACTGCGGACGGACTTCGTGCCACGTCTATACAAGTATAAACTATACCGCGAGACATTTGGAGAAGACCGCAACAGCTTCTCCAAGACGGATCCGGATGCCACGTTCATGCGAATGAAAGAGGATCATATGAAAAATGGGCAATTGAAGCCTGGCTATAATGTACAGATGGCAACGGAAAATCAATTCGTCCTGTTTTATACCATTCATCAACGGCCAACAGATACGCGCTGCTTCATCCCACACCTGGAAAAGCTGGCCGCGTCTTCTTTGCCGATGCCAAAGACAGTGACCGCCGACGCGGGGTACGGCAGCGAAGAGAACTATCTGTACGCGGTGGGGGAAGAAAAAGAACCCCGTTTCGATTTTCTGATCCCTTATGGGACCTATGTCAAGGAACAGACCCGCAAGTATAAGAATGACAACAAGAACGTGAAAAACTGGGAATACGAGGAGCAGGATGACCGGTTCATCTGCCCGAACGGACGCAAAGTGACTTTTAAGAAATACCAAAATAAGAAAAATGCTTCTGGCTTCCAACAAAGCTTCAAGATCTACGAATGTGAGGACTGCTCGGATTGTCCGTTGAAGCCGCAATGTACGAAGGCCAAAGGAAACCGGCAAGTGCATTGGAATCCGATCTATGAAGAAATGAAGGCAAAAGCGAAGACAGCCCTTGAATGTGAGGACAAAGCAGGCATCTACGCTCGACGGAAAATCGAGGTAGAAAGCGTGTTCGGCCACATCAAGGGCAATCGGTCGTTCCGCAGATTCCACTTGCGGGGCCTCGACAAGGTTCACGTGGAATTTGGGATTGTGGCCATTGTCCACAATCTACTGAAAGTGCTGGCCATCCGCCAGCAGCTTTCAGAAAAAGAGAGAAAACAGCAAAAAGCAGGCGGAGAAAAATGGCTCATTTTTCTCCGCCTGCTTCATTTTAGGGGCTTTTTAGACAGCCCCTTTTCCAATACATCCCCTATATAG
- a CDS encoding GatB/YqeY domain-containing protein gives MATLKERLLADMKTAMKEKDQTKKGVVNLLRAGLQNEEIGQKRELTEEEEIKIVQRELKQTKQSLEEAQKAGRDDIVEIEQAKISIIEQYLPKQLTEDELKALIQSLGITKDMPMGQAVGLLMKEVGGRAEGKVVSRVVKEYLQN, from the coding sequence ATGGCTACACTGAAGGAAAGACTGCTCGCCGACATGAAAACGGCGATGAAAGAGAAGGATCAGACGAAGAAAGGCGTCGTTAACCTGCTGCGGGCGGGCCTACAGAATGAGGAAATCGGACAGAAACGCGAATTAACGGAGGAAGAAGAGATCAAGATCGTCCAACGCGAGCTGAAACAGACAAAACAATCGTTGGAAGAAGCACAAAAGGCAGGCCGGGACGACATTGTCGAAATCGAACAAGCGAAAATCTCCATCATTGAGCAATATTTGCCGAAACAACTGACCGAGGACGAATTAAAAGCCCTTATCCAATCACTCGGCATCACGAAAGACATGCCTATGGGGCAAGCGGTCGGGCTGCTCATGAAAGAAGTCGGCGGACGTGCGGAAGGGAAGGTCGTTTCGCGGGTGGTGAAGGAGTATTTGCAAAACTGA